From Nitrospiria bacterium, a single genomic window includes:
- a CDS encoding tetratricopeptide repeat protein: MGRLQTFLGVLVLPVVIGGLAGCGSKFSSTDPAVVPLSAAPSQQRVSSLPTQAAGTPSPSRRDPLMEQGAHFMSVVMEYKRRLEKNPKDKEALLFLGNANYDINRFDQAKDYYKRYLDIDPTNAGVRTDLATSYYNVKDVDSALRELKSVLSQVPDHEAALYNVGLILWKDKQDKPGAINAWETLLKTHPNYPKAAEVRKQMDEIKKS; this comes from the coding sequence GTGGGTCGTCTTCAAACATTTTTGGGCGTGCTGGTCCTGCCGGTGGTGATCGGCGGACTGGCGGGGTGCGGTTCGAAATTTTCTTCAACCGACCCCGCCGTCGTACCGCTCTCCGCGGCGCCGTCTCAACAACGAGTCTCTTCTCTACCGACACAAGCGGCGGGGACGCCCTCTCCATCGAGACGCGACCCGTTGATGGAGCAAGGGGCGCATTTCATGTCGGTGGTGATGGAGTACAAACGGCGTCTGGAAAAAAATCCCAAGGACAAAGAGGCGCTTCTCTTCCTGGGCAACGCCAATTACGATATCAATCGGTTTGATCAGGCCAAGGACTATTATAAGCGGTATCTGGACATCGACCCGACGAATGCAGGGGTTCGGACGGACCTGGCCACGAGCTATTACAATGTCAAGGATGTGGACTCGGCCTTGCGTGAACTGAAGTCCGTGCTCTCACAAGTTCCCGATCATGAGGCGGCGCTCTATAACGTCGGCCTGATTCTTTGGAAGGATAAACAGGACAAGCCCGGCGCGATCAATGCCTGGGAAACGTTGTTGAAGACCCATCCGAATTATCCGAAGGCCGCTGAGGTCCGAAAGCAGATGGATGAGATCAAGAAGTCGTAG
- a CDS encoding DMT family transporter, which produces MTRRSGMILMLLAATCIGVQAYFVKRASEYTGAAEIAFLRFLTSYLIIQTATTAGWIEIRLVNRRLVLARGILGGIGNLLYFYAIAATRLSNAMVLLYSYPIFASLYAQWLQGGAPALRIVIPLFASFAGVYLIVDPSFHRLVWGDLLGLASGMTVGGAIVSLKESRKTDSAWTIFHYFNIAGMVLSLPLVIGHWTLPPAESLGPLAGVVVFSILGQIGMTEAFRYTTTAEGSVLSMFGAVVGSVLGIWLLSEPARPGFLIGALLVVFSGIYLTLRGSDES; this is translated from the coding sequence ATGACCCGCCGTTCCGGAATGATCCTGATGCTTCTGGCCGCAACCTGCATCGGCGTCCAGGCCTACTTCGTCAAGCGCGCTTCCGAATATACCGGCGCGGCCGAGATCGCCTTTTTGCGGTTTCTGACCAGTTATCTGATCATTCAAACCGCGACCACGGCCGGCTGGATCGAGATCCGTCTGGTCAATCGGCGCCTGGTTCTGGCCCGCGGTATCTTGGGCGGCATCGGCAACCTCCTCTATTTCTACGCCATCGCCGCAACGCGCTTAAGCAACGCCATGGTTCTGCTCTACTCCTATCCCATCTTCGCCAGTCTCTATGCCCAATGGTTGCAGGGGGGCGCTCCGGCGCTTCGGATCGTGATCCCCCTGTTCGCCTCATTCGCCGGAGTCTATCTGATCGTGGACCCGTCGTTCCATCGCTTGGTCTGGGGCGATCTGCTGGGCCTCGCATCCGGAATGACGGTCGGCGGCGCGATTGTCTCGCTGAAAGAGTCGCGGAAGACCGACTCGGCCTGGACGATCTTTCACTACTTCAACATCGCCGGGATGGTCCTGAGTCTTCCGCTCGTGATCGGCCACTGGACCCTTCCCCCGGCCGAAAGCTTGGGACCGCTCGCCGGCGTCGTCGTCTTCTCGATTCTGGGACAAATCGGGATGACGGAGGCTTTCCGGTACACCACCACGGCCGAAGGAAGCGTCCTTTCGATGTTCGGCGCGGTCGTGGGCAGCGTCTTGGGGATCTGGCTCCTTTCCGAGCCGGCCCGGCCCGGCTTTCTGATTGGCGCGCTGCTCGTGGTCTTTAGCGGAATCTATCTGACCCTTCGGGGTTCGGACGAATCGTAG
- the uvrC gene encoding excinuclease ABC subunit UvrC, producing MDLQQKLDHLPSQPGVYLMKGRGGAILYIGKAKALSDRVRSYFQEGAQLSPRIQHLVSQVRDLECLVTASELEALILENNLIKKHRPRYNVVLRDDKNYPYLRLPLQDDYPRLEIVRRVKPDGALYYGPYVPTHALRDTLRLLRRLFPLPNCNIVIDGTAERACIEFEIKRCLAPCTGHQSREDYREMMGQVRLFLEGKDNELLKMLRGRMEVEAARLNFEEAARLRDQVAHIERTLERQRITTTDFADLDVIATARGGDALDFQVLFIRGGMMVGRKDFFMSGVSDASEEDLYSAFIQQFYDKEGLVPPVVVSAVSPAGAGLLERWLSDKRGATVHLTVPQRGKAGQLVALAQENARVSLEDHFRVRRAGAAASQELQRILGLQRLPRRIEAFDISNIMGDQAVGSRVVWEDNRPKKSAYRKFKIRTIQGANDFGMMKEVLIRWYSWALTREEPLPDLMVIDGGKGQLSAALEAMRIVGITDRDVIGLAKEKGDKFERVYLPEASEPIVLEPASPATHLLQRIRDEAHRFAITYHRKLRGRELILSVLDEVEGIGEARKKALLKKFGSLDAIRRASVEDLLTVSGMTRKRAEAVLQRLNANDS from the coding sequence ATGGATCTGCAACAAAAACTGGACCATCTGCCGTCTCAGCCCGGCGTTTATCTGATGAAAGGCCGCGGGGGGGCGATTCTCTATATCGGAAAGGCGAAGGCGCTTTCGGACCGCGTCCGATCCTATTTTCAAGAGGGCGCCCAGCTCTCGCCCCGCATTCAGCACCTGGTTTCCCAGGTTCGGGACCTGGAATGCCTAGTCACGGCCTCCGAACTCGAGGCGCTCATTCTTGAGAATAACCTGATCAAGAAGCATCGTCCGCGATACAACGTCGTTCTTCGGGACGACAAGAACTACCCCTATCTGCGACTGCCGCTTCAGGACGATTACCCGAGGCTTGAAATCGTCCGTCGGGTCAAACCGGACGGAGCGCTCTATTACGGGCCCTACGTTCCGACGCATGCGCTTCGCGACACGCTGCGGCTTCTCCGAAGGCTCTTCCCGCTTCCCAATTGCAACATTGTGATCGACGGCACGGCCGAACGGGCCTGCATCGAGTTTGAGATCAAGCGTTGCCTCGCTCCCTGCACCGGTCATCAGAGCCGCGAGGACTACCGGGAGATGATGGGACAGGTCAGGCTGTTTCTGGAAGGAAAAGATAACGAACTGCTGAAGATGTTGAGGGGTCGGATGGAGGTCGAGGCGGCCCGCCTGAATTTTGAGGAGGCGGCCCGGTTACGCGATCAGGTGGCCCACATCGAACGGACGCTGGAACGGCAACGGATCACAACGACCGATTTCGCCGATCTGGACGTCATCGCCACGGCCCGCGGCGGAGACGCGCTTGATTTTCAAGTGCTGTTCATCCGCGGTGGAATGATGGTCGGGCGGAAAGATTTCTTCATGAGCGGCGTGAGCGATGCGTCGGAAGAAGACCTCTACAGCGCGTTTATCCAGCAGTTTTACGATAAGGAAGGGTTGGTTCCGCCGGTCGTCGTTTCGGCGGTCTCCCCGGCCGGGGCCGGCTTGCTGGAACGATGGTTGTCGGACAAACGCGGGGCGACGGTCCATTTGACCGTGCCGCAACGGGGAAAGGCGGGGCAGTTGGTCGCGCTGGCACAGGAAAACGCCCGCGTCTCGCTCGAAGACCATTTTCGGGTCCGTCGGGCCGGCGCGGCGGCGTCCCAGGAGCTCCAGCGGATCTTGGGGCTCCAACGGCTTCCCCGGAGGATTGAGGCCTTCGATATCTCCAACATCATGGGCGATCAGGCGGTCGGATCGCGCGTGGTCTGGGAGGATAACCGGCCCAAGAAGTCGGCCTACCGAAAATTCAAAATCCGGACGATCCAGGGCGCGAACGATTTCGGGATGATGAAGGAAGTCCTGATCCGTTGGTATTCCTGGGCGCTGACGCGGGAAGAGCCGTTGCCGGATCTCATGGTGATCGACGGAGGCAAGGGCCAGCTCTCGGCGGCCTTGGAGGCGATGCGGATCGTCGGAATCACCGACCGGGATGTGATCGGGCTGGCCAAGGAAAAGGGAGACAAGTTTGAACGGGTTTATCTCCCGGAAGCTTCCGAACCGATCGTTCTGGAGCCGGCCTCGCCCGCGACGCATCTCCTCCAGCGCATCCGCGACGAGGCGCACCGTTTCGCGATCACCTACCACCGAAAACTCCGCGGACGGGAACTAATCCTATCGGTGTTGGATGAGGTGGAAGGAATCGGCGAGGCCCGAAAGAAGGCCCTGCTCAAAAAATTCGGCAGCCTGGATGCCATTCGGCGGGCGTCCGTTGAAGATCTCCTGACCGTTTCGGGCATGACGCGCAAACGGGCCGAGGCGGTGCTTCAGCGGTTGAACGCCAACGATTCGTAA
- a CDS encoding VOC family protein, with product MIKKLLHTRMRVNNMEETLHFYRDILKLEVVERHLSPRGSELAFLKSPNSDELIEICSFPASGKVQVQEDLIHLAFEVDDLDQTIAYLKDKGIPITDGPTVTSSGSRFCFIDAPDRYEIELIEKIKKKNKPVRIGAP from the coding sequence ATGATTAAAAAACTGCTGCACACCCGGATGCGGGTCAACAACATGGAGGAGACCCTCCATTTTTATCGGGACATTCTGAAACTCGAGGTGGTGGAACGACACCTGTCCCCGCGAGGGTCCGAGCTGGCGTTTCTTAAATCGCCGAATAGCGACGAGCTGATCGAGATCTGCTCGTTTCCGGCCAGCGGGAAGGTCCAAGTACAGGAGGATCTCATCCACTTGGCCTTTGAGGTGGACGATCTCGATCAGACCATCGCTTATCTCAAAGACAAAGGAATCCCGATTACGGACGGTCCGACCGTCACCTCATCCGGAAGCCGCTTCTGTTTTATTGACGCCCCGGACCGATACGAGATCGAATTGATCGAGAAAATCAAAAAGAAAAATAAGCCGGTGCGGATCGGGGCGCCTTAA
- the dapA gene encoding 4-hydroxy-tetrahydrodipicolinate synthase, translating to MFSGSMVAIVTPFKKGKLDEKALADLIEVQIAGGTSGIVPCGTTGESATISHEEHNRIIELTVKIVHGRVPVIAGTGSNSTEEAIALTRHAKKVGADAALLICPYYNKPPQEGLYRHFKTVAKAVNLPLMPYNIPGRTGVNMLPDTVARLVDPKTGERNIVAIKESSGSLQQISEVIRLCGDRLAVLSGDDALTLPIMALGGRGVISVAANLIPRDCAEMAKAALKGDWDKARRLHFGMASLVEAMFIETNPIPVKTALGWMGRCSDEVRLPLCPMSEANQAVLKKTMKDYGLTR from the coding sequence ATGTTCTCGGGTTCGATGGTCGCGATTGTCACCCCGTTCAAAAAAGGGAAACTGGATGAGAAGGCCCTGGCCGATCTTATCGAGGTCCAGATCGCCGGGGGCACATCCGGAATCGTGCCGTGCGGTACAACGGGGGAATCGGCGACGATCAGTCATGAAGAACACAATCGCATTATCGAGCTGACGGTAAAGATCGTCCACGGACGTGTCCCGGTTATCGCCGGAACCGGCTCGAACAGCACCGAAGAGGCCATCGCACTGACGCGCCACGCCAAGAAAGTCGGCGCGGACGCGGCCCTGTTGATCTGTCCCTATTACAACAAACCGCCCCAGGAAGGTCTCTACCGACATTTCAAGACCGTGGCCAAGGCGGTGAACCTGCCGTTGATGCCGTACAATATTCCGGGACGGACGGGTGTCAACATGCTTCCGGACACCGTGGCCCGGCTGGTGGACCCGAAAACCGGCGAGAGGAACATCGTCGCGATCAAAGAATCTTCGGGGTCGTTGCAGCAAATTAGCGAGGTGATCCGGCTGTGCGGCGATCGACTGGCCGTTCTTTCCGGGGACGACGCCCTGACGCTGCCCATCATGGCTCTCGGCGGACGCGGCGTGATCTCGGTCGCGGCCAACCTTATTCCCAGAGACTGCGCCGAAATGGCCAAGGCGGCTCTCAAGGGCGATTGGGACAAGGCGCGACGGCTGCATTTCGGAATGGCTTCCTTAGTCGAGGCCATGTTCATCGAGACGAACCCGATCCCGGTCAAGACGGCCCTTGGGTGGATGGGTCGATGTTCGGACGAGGTCCGTCTTCCGCTTTGCCCTATGTCCGAGGCCAATCAGGCCGTGCTGAAGAAGACGATGAAAGATTACGGACTGACCCGTTAG
- the dapB gene encoding 4-hydroxy-tetrahydrodipicolinate reductase has translation MIKAIVVGASGKMGRRIISLMQDKATGLMLSAAVEKKELPAVGRDAGDVAGCGFLGIPIVPAIGQALPKGDVVIDFTEPSGTLGILPEVAEAKKPIVIGTTGFSKNETDRIRNFAQQIPCVLSPNMSVGVNLVFKILADTARVTGDDYDVEIVEVHHRFKKDAPSGTALKMAQVVARALNRDLDEVGVFARKGVIGERKKKEIGIQSLRAGDVVGEHTVIFAGPGERIEIIHRAHNRDNFARGALLAARWIAGQAPGLYDMQDVLGLK, from the coding sequence ATGATTAAAGCCATTGTAGTGGGCGCCTCCGGCAAAATGGGCCGCAGGATTATCAGCCTAATGCAGGACAAGGCCACCGGTCTGATGTTGTCCGCAGCCGTCGAAAAGAAGGAACTTCCTGCGGTCGGCCGCGACGCGGGCGATGTAGCAGGCTGCGGGTTCCTGGGAATTCCCATCGTGCCTGCGATCGGCCAGGCCCTGCCGAAGGGCGATGTCGTCATTGATTTTACCGAACCGTCCGGCACCCTCGGAATCCTGCCGGAAGTAGCCGAAGCCAAGAAGCCGATCGTGATCGGCACAACCGGTTTTTCAAAAAACGAGACCGATCGGATCCGCAACTTTGCACAGCAGATCCCCTGCGTCCTGTCGCCGAACATGAGCGTGGGCGTTAATTTGGTCTTCAAGATCCTGGCCGACACGGCCCGCGTGACCGGCGACGATTACGACGTCGAGATCGTCGAGGTGCATCATCGTTTCAAAAAGGACGCCCCCAGCGGCACGGCCCTAAAAATGGCCCAGGTCGTCGCCCGGGCGTTGAACCGGGATCTGGACGAGGTGGGTGTTTTTGCAAGAAAAGGGGTGATCGGGGAACGGAAGAAAAAAGAGATCGGCATCCAGTCGTTGCGCGCCGGCGATGTAGTGGGAGAGCACACCGTGATCTTCGCCGGCCCGGGCGAACGGATCGAGATCATCCATCGCGCTCACAACCGCGATAATTTCGCGCGCGGCGCCCTTCTGGCCGCCCGGTGGATTGCCGGCCAAGCGCCGGGTTTATACGACATGCAAGATGTTTTGGGACTCAAATAA
- a CDS encoding fumarylacetoacetate hydrolase family protein, with translation MKFVRFRQDNRIAYGLVEGENIRTIDGDPFSGHTPTDEVVSLGSVRLLAPCEPSKIVAVGVNYLDHAAEFKKELPKEPLLFLKPSTSVRDPQEPILLPSRSRRVDYEAELAVVIRKRAAHIAPEEAPEFILGYTCINDVTARDLQKEDGQWTRAKGFDTFAPLGPWIVTDISPDNLKIESYLNGERRQSASTAQLIFKVPALVSFISEVMTLLPGDVIATGTPAGVGPMRSGDTIEVVIDGIGRLINPVQ, from the coding sequence GTGAAATTCGTCCGCTTCCGACAGGATAACCGGATCGCGTACGGCCTCGTCGAGGGTGAAAACATCCGAACGATCGACGGAGATCCCTTTTCGGGGCACACGCCGACCGACGAGGTCGTTTCGCTGGGATCGGTCCGTCTTCTCGCCCCCTGCGAGCCTTCCAAGATCGTGGCGGTCGGCGTCAACTATCTGGACCACGCCGCCGAGTTCAAAAAAGAGCTTCCCAAAGAACCGTTGCTGTTTTTAAAACCGTCGACGTCCGTTCGAGACCCGCAGGAACCGATTCTTCTACCCTCGAGATCGCGCCGCGTGGATTATGAAGCCGAACTGGCCGTGGTGATCCGTAAACGCGCCGCCCACATCGCTCCGGAAGAAGCTCCGGAATTCATTTTGGGCTACACCTGCATCAACGATGTGACGGCCCGGGATCTTCAAAAAGAAGACGGTCAATGGACCCGCGCAAAAGGATTTGACACCTTCGCGCCCCTCGGACCCTGGATCGTGACCGATATCAGCCCGGACAACCTGAAAATCGAAAGCTATCTCAACGGCGAGCGACGCCAATCGGCCAGCACGGCCCAGCTCATTTTCAAGGTGCCGGCCCTCGTGAGTTTCATCTCGGAGGTGATGACCCTGCTGCCCGGCGACGTCATCGCCACGGGCACGCCGGCCGGCGTCGGTCCCATGAGATCCGGCGATACGATCGAGGTCGTCATCGACGGTATCGGCCGGCTCATAAACCCGGTTCAATAA
- a CDS encoding LL-diaminopimelate aminotransferase — protein sequence MPKPKLADRIKNLPPYLFAAVDQLKQRALAKGVDLINLGIGDPDLPTPATIIRRLQRAAEDPKNHQYPSYEGLLTFRQAAADWYMRRFGVRLDPKTEVLTLIGSKEGIGHVPLAFINPGDVALIPDPGYPVYHAGTLFAGGQSHFMPLKKGNHFLPEFERIPKAVLKKARLLFINYPNNPTSATAGKEFFKEAIRFARRHKLIVCHDNAYSEVYFDGERPMSFLELEGAKEVGIEFHSLSKTFNMTGWRIGFAVGNPQILAALGRVKSNLDSGVFQAVQEAGIEALNLRESATEEIRKIYQERRDTLVSGLLGLGLSVDPPKATFYVWVGVPKGFTAMKFTMHLLDRAGIVTTPGSGFGKSGQGYIRMALTVPNERLMEAVGRMERLLS from the coding sequence ATGCCGAAACCCAAGCTTGCGGATCGAATCAAAAACCTCCCGCCCTATCTCTTTGCGGCGGTCGATCAACTCAAACAGAGGGCGCTGGCCAAGGGAGTGGACCTGATCAACCTCGGAATCGGCGACCCGGACCTCCCCACCCCGGCGACGATCATTCGGCGACTTCAACGGGCCGCCGAGGATCCCAAGAACCACCAGTATCCGTCTTACGAGGGTTTGCTGACCTTTCGCCAGGCGGCCGCCGACTGGTATATGAGGCGGTTCGGCGTCCGACTCGATCCGAAAACCGAAGTCCTCACCCTGATCGGATCGAAGGAGGGCATCGGCCATGTTCCGTTGGCTTTCATCAATCCCGGGGACGTGGCCCTCATCCCCGATCCCGGCTACCCGGTCTACCACGCCGGGACCCTCTTCGCCGGAGGGCAATCGCACTTCATGCCGCTCAAAAAAGGAAATCATTTCCTGCCGGAATTCGAGCGCATTCCCAAAGCGGTCCTGAAAAAGGCGCGGCTGCTGTTCATCAATTATCCGAACAATCCGACTTCGGCGACGGCCGGGAAGGAATTTTTCAAAGAAGCGATCCGGTTTGCCCGTCGGCACAAGCTGATCGTCTGCCACGACAACGCGTATTCCGAGGTTTACTTCGACGGCGAGCGGCCGATGAGTTTCCTGGAGCTGGAGGGGGCCAAGGAAGTGGGAATCGAGTTTCATTCCTTATCGAAAACCTTCAATATGACCGGATGGCGGATCGGCTTCGCGGTAGGGAATCCCCAAATCCTGGCCGCGCTGGGCCGGGTCAAGAGCAACCTCGACTCCGGAGTCTTCCAGGCCGTCCAGGAGGCCGGGATCGAGGCCCTGAACCTGAGGGAGTCGGCCACGGAGGAAATCCGGAAGATCTATCAGGAACGACGGGACACGCTGGTCTCGGGCCTGTTGGGCCTCGGCCTGTCGGTCGATCCGCCCAAGGCCACGTTTTACGTCTGGGTCGGCGTTCCGAAGGGCTTCACCGCGATGAAATTCACGATGCACCTTCTGGACCGGGCCGGAATCGTCACCACCCCCGGATCGGGTTTCGGTAAATCCGGCCAGGGATATATACGGATGGCGTTGACCGTTCCCAACGAACGACTCATGGAAGCGGTCGGCCGCATGGAGCGGTTGTTGTCATGA
- the folK gene encoding 2-amino-4-hydroxy-6-hydroxymethyldihydropteridine diphosphokinase, giving the protein MTEPVIAYIGIGSNMGDRQAYCQEAVRLISRFPKTSLTAVSSLYETAPLERTNQDWFINCVMAIRTTLSPRDLLQACQEVEQFLGRKRTVRFGPRTIDLDILFYGNRTFQESGLTIPHPRAHQRRFVLVPLAEIAPELEHPSLHKTAVELLQGIKDSQEVRRWAPFSLEQKAG; this is encoded by the coding sequence ATGACGGAACCCGTGATCGCCTATATCGGCATCGGCTCCAACATGGGCGACCGTCAAGCCTACTGTCAAGAGGCGGTCCGTCTCATTTCCCGTTTTCCTAAAACCTCGCTCACCGCGGTTTCATCCTTGTATGAGACCGCTCCACTGGAGCGGACAAACCAGGACTGGTTCATTAATTGCGTCATGGCCATCCGAACGACCCTCTCTCCGCGAGACCTGCTTCAGGCCTGCCAGGAGGTGGAGCAGTTCCTCGGCCGAAAGCGGACCGTTCGCTTCGGACCGCGGACCATCGATCTGGACATTCTTTTTTACGGCAACAGGACCTTTCAGGAATCCGGTCTGACGATCCCGCACCCCCGAGCGCATCAACGGCGCTTCGTCTTGGTGCCGCTGGCCGAGATCGCGCCGGAGCTGGAGCATCCGTCTCTTCATAAGACCGCGGTGGAGCTTCTGCAAGGGATCAAGGACAGTCAAGAGGTCCGCCGATGGGCGCCGTTTTCGCTTGAACAGAAGGCCGGATAA
- a CDS encoding deoxynucleoside kinase, translated as MAKGPKYLVIEGPIGVGKTSLAKLLARELGGRLVLERAEDNPFLNEFYKDPKRLAFQTQIFFLLSRYRQLQELSQMDLFDRATITDYFFPKDRIFASINLEASERALYDQLYFLLNPSIPTPDLVVYLQAGPEVLMDRVRHRGLDYEKPLTLDYLEALNQAYNEFFFNYTDSPLLVVQTSEIDFVNRRADLDDLLHQIKQMKKGIQYYVPKK; from the coding sequence ATGGCCAAGGGTCCCAAATATCTCGTCATCGAAGGACCGATCGGGGTCGGGAAAACCAGTCTGGCCAAACTCCTGGCCCGCGAACTGGGCGGACGGCTCGTCCTGGAGCGCGCGGAAGACAATCCGTTTCTGAATGAATTTTACAAAGACCCCAAGCGCCTCGCGTTCCAGACCCAAATCTTCTTTCTCCTCTCGCGTTACCGCCAACTCCAGGAATTGTCCCAGATGGATCTGTTCGATCGGGCGACGATCACCGATTATTTTTTCCCGAAAGACCGAATCTTCGCCTCGATCAATCTGGAGGCCAGCGAACGGGCCCTCTACGACCAGCTCTATTTTCTTCTGAATCCTTCGATCCCGACCCCGGACCTGGTTGTCTACCTCCAGGCCGGCCCTGAGGTCTTGATGGACCGCGTCCGTCACCGCGGCCTGGACTATGAAAAACCACTGACCCTCGACTACCTCGAGGCCCTGAACCAGGCCTACAATGAGTTTTTTTTCAACTATACCGACTCCCCGCTTCTCGTCGTCCAGACCTCCGAGATCGATTTTGTGAACCGACGCGCCGATCTCGACGATCTTCTTCACCAGATCAAACAGATGAAAAAAGGCATTCAGTACTACGTGCCGAAAAAGTAA
- the panC gene encoding pantoate--beta-alanine ligase, translating into MVKSIRQMRKWAEGQRRRGATIGFVPTMGALHEGHLSLMRTARKRCDAVVVSIFVNPAQFGPNEDYTRYPRDPRGDSALCRSEKVDVLFMPTAGAIYPEGHKTQILVGRIGEVLEGTFRPGHFSGVATVVDKLFQIVHPDVAFFGQKDYQQTVVIKQMARDLNLPVKIVVCPTVREPDGLAMSSRNRYLSAVERNASRALFKALKKGRERIQQGEREAAAVRDAMVASIQEQPLARIDYAAIADPVTLREVARIEGPVVLLLAVWIGGTRLIDNLRVRS; encoded by the coding sequence ATGGTTAAGAGCATCCGCCAAATGCGGAAGTGGGCCGAAGGACAACGGCGGCGCGGGGCGACGATCGGTTTCGTTCCGACCATGGGGGCGCTGCACGAAGGACATCTGTCCCTGATGCGGACGGCGCGAAAACGCTGCGATGCGGTCGTTGTGAGCATTTTCGTCAACCCCGCCCAGTTCGGGCCGAACGAAGATTACACCCGGTACCCCAGAGACCCCCGAGGGGATTCCGCCCTCTGCCGAAGCGAGAAGGTTGACGTCCTTTTTATGCCGACGGCCGGGGCCATTTATCCCGAAGGCCACAAAACCCAGATCCTCGTGGGACGGATCGGCGAGGTCTTGGAGGGCACCTTCCGACCGGGCCACTTCTCCGGGGTCGCGACGGTGGTCGACAAGCTTTTCCAGATCGTCCATCCGGATGTCGCTTTCTTCGGACAGAAAGACTATCAGCAGACCGTCGTGATCAAACAGATGGCGCGGGATTTGAATCTTCCGGTGAAGATCGTCGTTTGTCCGACCGTGCGCGAGCCGGACGGCCTTGCGATGAGCTCCCGCAACCGATATCTCTCGGCCGTGGAACGCAACGCTTCCCGGGCCCTGTTTAAAGCGTTAAAAAAGGGCAGGGAACGGATTCAGCAGGGCGAGCGCGAAGCGGCCGCGGTCCGGGACGCGATGGTCGCGTCGATCCAAGAACAACCGCTGGCCCGGATCGACTACGCGGCGATTGCGGATCCCGTCACGCTGAGAGAGGTTGCCCGGATTGAAGGACCGGTCGTTTTACTGCTGGCCGTCTGGA